One window from the genome of [Mycobacterium] stephanolepidis encodes:
- the glgC gene encoding glucose-1-phosphate adenylyltransferase encodes MRASPHVLGIVLAGGEGKRLYPLTADRAKPAVPFGGAYRLIDFVLSNLVNARFLRICVLTQYKSHSLDRHISQNWRLSGLAGEYITPVPAQQRLGPRWYTGSADAIHQSLNLIFDEDPEYIVVFGADHVYRMDPEQMLDFHIDSGAGVTVAGIRVPRSEASAFGCIDADDTGRIREFVEKPADPPGTPDDPDAAFVSMGNYIFTTKELIDVIRADAEDDHSDHDMGGDIIPRLVADGRAAVYDFNTNLVPGATERDHAYWRDVGTLDAFYDAHMDLVSVHPVFNLYNRRWPIRGESENLAPAKFVNGGSAQESVVGAGSIISAGSVRNSVLSSNVVIDDGAVVEGSVLMPGVRVGRGAVVRHAILDKNVVVGVGEQVGVDIERDRERFNVSAGGVVAVGKGVWI; translated from the coding sequence ATGAGGGCATCGCCACACGTTCTGGGGATCGTGCTTGCCGGCGGTGAGGGCAAGCGGCTCTACCCACTGACCGCCGACCGCGCGAAACCGGCGGTGCCCTTCGGCGGTGCCTATCGCCTCATCGATTTCGTGCTGAGCAACCTGGTCAACGCGCGGTTCTTGCGTATTTGCGTTCTGACCCAATACAAATCGCACTCGCTGGACCGGCACATCTCGCAGAACTGGCGACTGTCGGGTCTGGCGGGGGAGTACATCACCCCTGTTCCTGCCCAGCAGCGCCTCGGTCCGCGCTGGTACACCGGGAGCGCCGATGCCATCCATCAGTCGCTGAACCTGATCTTCGACGAGGATCCCGAGTACATCGTGGTGTTCGGGGCCGACCATGTGTACCGGATGGATCCCGAGCAGATGCTCGACTTCCACATCGACAGCGGTGCCGGGGTGACCGTGGCGGGTATCCGGGTGCCCCGTAGCGAGGCGAGCGCCTTCGGTTGTATCGACGCCGACGACACCGGCCGCATCCGTGAGTTCGTCGAGAAGCCCGCGGATCCTCCGGGCACACCGGATGATCCCGACGCGGCGTTCGTGTCGATGGGGAACTACATCTTCACCACCAAGGAATTGATCGACGTCATTCGTGCCGACGCCGAGGACGACCATTCCGACCACGACATGGGCGGTGACATCATTCCCCGGCTGGTGGCCGACGGCCGGGCCGCGGTCTACGACTTCAACACCAACCTGGTGCCCGGTGCCACCGAACGCGATCACGCGTACTGGCGGGACGTCGGAACCCTCGACGCGTTCTACGACGCACACATGGATCTGGTGTCGGTGCACCCGGTGTTCAATCTGTACAACCGGCGCTGGCCCATCCGTGGCGAGTCGGAGAACCTGGCGCCTGCCAAGTTCGTCAACGGCGGCTCCGCGCAGGAATCGGTGGTGGGTGCCGGCAGCATCATCTCGGCGGGGTCCGTGCGCAACTCGGTGCTGTCCTCGAATGTCGTCATCGACGACGGCGCCGTGGTGGAGGGCAGCGTGCTGATGCCCGGGGTGCGGGTGGGCCGTGGTGCGGTGGTGCGGCACGCGATTTTGGACAAGAACGTGGTTGTCGGTGTCGGAGAACAGGTTGGCGTCGATATCGAGCGCGACCGAGAGCGTTTCAACGTCAGCGCGGGCGGCGTGGTCGCCGTCGGCAAGGGTGTGTGGATCTAG
- a CDS encoding methyltransferase family protein: MKTGAQALVSGIIALAVFGAALFWPAGTFDYWQAWVFLAIFAISSTISSVYLARTNPEVLQRRMRGGPIAETRLIQKLAVTVLLSSFLALVVVSTFDHRFGWSQVPTWLVIVGEALVIAGLGAATLVVAQNHYAGASITVESGQTVTSTGLYALVRHPMYTGSLVMMVGIPLALGSFWGLLAAIPAFGSLVVRIIDEEKMLRHDLPGYDEYTEKVRSRLVPLVW; encoded by the coding sequence ATGAAAACTGGTGCACAAGCTCTTGTCTCGGGAATCATCGCCCTCGCCGTCTTCGGCGCGGCACTGTTCTGGCCCGCGGGAACGTTCGACTACTGGCAGGCCTGGGTGTTTCTGGCGATCTTCGCGATCAGCTCCACGATTTCCTCGGTCTACTTGGCCAGGACGAATCCCGAGGTGCTGCAACGTCGTATGCGTGGCGGTCCCATCGCGGAGACACGCTTGATACAGAAGCTCGCGGTCACGGTGCTGTTGAGCTCCTTCCTGGCCCTGGTCGTGGTCAGCACCTTCGATCACCGGTTCGGCTGGTCTCAGGTACCGACCTGGCTGGTCATCGTCGGGGAGGCGCTGGTCATTGCCGGGTTGGGTGCCGCCACGCTGGTGGTGGCCCAGAACCACTATGCGGGAGCGAGTATCACCGTCGAGTCCGGGCAGACCGTCACCTCAACCGGCCTGTACGCACTGGTGCGCCACCCGATGTACACGGGCTCACTGGTGATGATGGTGGGCATACCGTTGGCCCTGGGTTCGTTCTGGGGCCTGCTCGCGGCGATTCCCGCATTCGGTTCCCTGGTGGTGCGGATTATCGACGAAGAGAAGATGCTGCGCCACGACCTCCCGGGCTACGACGAATACACCGAGAAGGTTCGCAGCCGTCTCGTGCCACTGGTGTGGTGA
- a CDS encoding ABC transporter permease has protein sequence MRSDFATLPIRRPMSDGTPKHPLTGTGTLILLALRRDRFRICMWVGWLTLLMTYTPLAFASMYPTSADRMARVTMMKTPAGIIMGGPNFGINETDFGVMVANELMTVMIAAAAIMSILTVIRHTRAEEESGGAELVMSAVVGHQARTYAALIVVALMNAVLALAMTIALSAAGFDVADSLGISLGITGAFMVFAGIAAVTSQLWRTSRAASGVAMASLAAAVVIRGLGDIIDNTGSTLSWFSPLAWAQQMRPFVDLRWWPLLLLAGTTAALMLAAHALEGHRQYDAGVLPSRGENANAPEIRSVFGLNLQLQRGLIAGWAAGIFLSGMAFGSMAKSLRDSIDTNPLLTRAFQAHGLDSIFATFNQVLAIAVTAYVVSAVVRLAKDEQSGITEAVLARAVSRWNWLLSAVAVTLVGSAILMLIAGLGSGLGAASTLHNPDLVWRLTLAALAQIPALLVIAGIAALSVALQHSWIGWFVVAFSVGMLYAGILQLPSWIVRFSPVMRVSAPVEYPWLTMFVLIVIGAGLIAAAGEMYRRRDAL, from the coding sequence ATGAGAAGCGACTTCGCAACGCTCCCCATACGCCGGCCGATGTCGGACGGCACCCCGAAGCATCCGTTGACCGGAACCGGCACCCTGATCCTGTTGGCACTGCGCCGCGACAGGTTCCGGATCTGCATGTGGGTCGGCTGGCTGACTCTGCTGATGACCTACACCCCACTGGCGTTCGCGTCGATGTATCCGACGTCCGCCGACCGGATGGCCCGCGTCACGATGATGAAGACCCCTGCCGGAATCATCATGGGCGGGCCAAACTTTGGCATCAACGAAACCGATTTCGGCGTCATGGTCGCCAACGAACTGATGACCGTCATGATCGCCGCCGCCGCCATCATGTCCATCCTGACGGTCATCCGGCATACCCGCGCCGAAGAGGAATCCGGCGGCGCCGAGCTGGTCATGTCGGCGGTCGTCGGCCACCAGGCACGCACCTACGCGGCGCTCATCGTGGTGGCCCTGATGAACGCCGTTCTGGCCCTGGCCATGACGATCGCGTTGTCCGCCGCGGGGTTCGACGTCGCCGACAGTCTCGGAATCAGTCTCGGAATCACCGGAGCCTTCATGGTTTTCGCCGGTATCGCGGCGGTCACCTCCCAACTGTGGCGCACCTCCCGAGCCGCCAGCGGTGTCGCGATGGCGTCACTGGCGGCAGCCGTCGTGATCCGCGGACTCGGCGACATCATCGACAACACAGGCAGCACACTGAGTTGGTTCTCGCCCCTGGCATGGGCCCAGCAGATGCGCCCCTTCGTCGATCTGCGCTGGTGGCCCCTCCTCCTACTGGCGGGCACCACCGCGGCCCTGATGCTCGCCGCGCACGCGCTCGAGGGGCACCGCCAATACGACGCAGGGGTGCTGCCCTCACGCGGCGAGAACGCCAATGCCCCCGAGATCAGGTCCGTCTTCGGGCTCAACCTGCAACTGCAACGCGGGCTGATCGCCGGATGGGCGGCCGGAATCTTCTTGAGCGGTATGGCATTCGGGTCGATGGCCAAGAGTCTGCGGGATTCGATCGACACCAACCCGCTGTTGACGCGCGCATTCCAGGCCCACGGACTGGACAGTATCTTCGCCACCTTCAACCAGGTGCTCGCCATCGCGGTCACCGCGTACGTGGTGTCGGCGGTCGTAAGGCTCGCCAAGGATGAACAGAGCGGCATCACCGAAGCCGTGCTGGCGCGTGCCGTATCCCGCTGGAACTGGCTGCTATCGGCGGTCGCGGTGACGCTGGTGGGCAGTGCGATTCTCATGCTGATCGCCGGCCTGGGCAGTGGACTGGGTGCGGCGAGTACGTTGCACAATCCGGATTTGGTGTGGCGCCTCACGCTCGCCGCATTGGCACAGATTCCCGCCCTGCTGGTGATCGCCGGTATCGCCGCTCTATCAGTTGCACTGCAGCACAGCTGGATTGGTTGGTTCGTGGTGGCATTCTCCGTGGGCATGCTGTACGCAGGCATCCTGCAGCTGCCGTCCTGGATTGTGAGGTTCTCACCGGTGATGCGGGTCAGCGCGCCGGTCGAGTATCCGTGGTTGACCATGTTCGTCCTCATTGTCATCGGCGCCGGGCTTATCGCAGCCGCGGGCGAGATGTACCGCCGTCGTGACGCCCTCTGA
- a CDS encoding ABC transporter ATP-binding protein encodes MMYSNLAVEIRGLSMSFGKTKALDGLDLSVAHGEVAGFLGPNGAGKSTTIRVLLGLLRADSGTVQLLGGDPWVNAVDLHRLIAYVPGDVTLWPNLTGGQAIDFLTRMRGTEHISLPRRNELIERFELDPTKKARTYSKGNRQKVALIAAFCSDAELFILDEPTSGLDPLMETVFQECVADVAARGCAVLLSSHILAEVEKLCHRVTIVRAGRAVLSGSLAELRHVMRTSVTVRTLANPAGLKSIPQLRDLTIGGNRASFTVDRSDLDRTMEQLASLGIVDLTVAPASLEELFMREYQGVPR; translated from the coding sequence GTGATGTATTCCAACCTCGCGGTCGAAATACGCGGCCTCTCCATGTCATTCGGGAAGACCAAGGCACTCGACGGACTCGATCTGTCGGTCGCCCACGGCGAGGTGGCGGGCTTCCTCGGCCCCAACGGCGCGGGAAAGTCCACCACCATTCGGGTACTTCTGGGCCTGCTGCGCGCCGACTCCGGCACCGTGCAGCTCCTCGGCGGCGATCCGTGGGTCAACGCCGTCGATCTCCATCGGCTCATCGCCTACGTGCCCGGGGACGTCACGCTGTGGCCCAACCTCACCGGCGGACAGGCGATTGACTTCCTCACCAGAATGCGCGGCACCGAACATATTTCACTACCGAGGCGCAACGAACTCATCGAGCGTTTCGAACTCGACCCCACCAAGAAGGCACGCACCTACTCCAAGGGCAACCGTCAGAAGGTGGCGCTCATCGCGGCGTTCTGCTCCGACGCCGAACTGTTCATACTCGACGAGCCGACGTCCGGCCTGGATCCGCTGATGGAGACGGTCTTCCAGGAGTGTGTGGCCGACGTGGCCGCACGAGGCTGCGCGGTGTTGCTGTCGAGCCACATCCTGGCCGAGGTGGAGAAGCTGTGCCACCGGGTGACCATTGTTCGCGCCGGACGCGCGGTGTTGTCCGGCTCCCTGGCCGAGCTGCGCCATGTCATGCGGACATCCGTGACGGTACGCACACTGGCCAATCCCGCTGGACTCAAGTCTATTCCACAGTTGCGCGACCTCACGATCGGCGGCAATCGAGCCTCGTTCACCGTGGATCGCAGCGATCTGGACCGCACCATGGAACAGCTGGCAAGCCTCGGGATCGTCGACCTCACGGTGGCACCGGCATCACTCGAAGAGCTCTTCATGCGCGAGTATCAGGGCGTACCGCGATGA
- a CDS encoding TetR/AcrR family transcriptional regulator: MRSVDDLTAAARIRDAAIKLWGEQGLNTSVRAIAEAAGVSPALVIHHYGSKDGLRQAVDEYLLEYIRSEKSRTLTSNDPKVWLDAIDEIETFAPMVRYLLLSVQSGGEPGRAFLQHSIENAEAYLDDGVRAGTIKPSRDPKGRALWLSLNGVGALSIYVQMYPDDDLGTILRRYSDELIFPAIEVYTEGLMTDSTMLDAFAAQQENSRNGGDSK, encoded by the coding sequence ATGCGTTCAGTCGATGACCTCACCGCCGCCGCCCGCATCCGGGATGCCGCGATCAAGTTGTGGGGTGAGCAGGGACTGAACACCAGCGTGCGAGCGATCGCCGAAGCCGCTGGAGTGAGCCCCGCACTGGTTATCCATCACTACGGGTCCAAGGACGGGCTCCGACAGGCGGTGGACGAATACCTGCTGGAGTACATCCGCTCGGAGAAGTCGCGCACGCTGACCTCCAACGACCCCAAGGTCTGGCTCGACGCCATCGACGAGATCGAGACGTTCGCGCCGATGGTCAGGTACCTGCTGCTCAGTGTGCAATCGGGCGGCGAGCCCGGCCGCGCATTTCTTCAGCACTCCATCGAGAACGCCGAGGCATACCTGGACGACGGAGTCCGCGCGGGCACGATCAAGCCGAGCCGCGATCCCAAGGGCCGGGCGCTGTGGCTCTCCTTGAACGGCGTGGGCGCGCTATCGATCTACGTACAGATGTACCCCGACGACGACCTGGGCACGATCTTGCGCCGCTACTCCGATGAGCTGATCTTCCCCGCCATCGAGGTCTACACCGAAGGCCTGATGACCGACTCCACCATGCTCGATGCGTTTGCAGCACAACAGGAAAACTCTCGCAACGGAGGAGACTCGAAGTGA
- a CDS encoding O-methyltransferase, protein MSRDRSTPARQDRTVTSSADRSRVEAMVSHAEGAISEDDIVAAARERAVDLGAGPVTPAVGALLSVFARLSGGKAVVEVGTGAGVSGLWLLSGMREDGVLTTIDLEPEHQRSAKQAFSEAAIAPSRTRLIGGRAQEVLPRLADESYDLLVIDAAPADQPEFLAGGIRLLRPGGAVVIHGVSAGGRAGDPAANDPDVVGVREAARIIADDGRFTAVLIPLGDGLLAATRD, encoded by the coding sequence GTGTCGCGGGACAGATCCACTCCCGCTCGACAGGATCGAACCGTGACCAGCAGCGCAGATCGATCCCGCGTCGAGGCGATGGTCAGCCACGCCGAGGGCGCCATCTCCGAAGACGATATTGTCGCCGCCGCCCGGGAACGTGCCGTTGACCTGGGCGCGGGTCCGGTGACGCCCGCTGTCGGCGCACTTCTCAGTGTCTTCGCACGCCTTTCCGGCGGCAAGGCCGTCGTCGAGGTCGGTACGGGTGCGGGTGTCAGCGGCCTGTGGCTGCTCTCCGGAATGCGCGAGGACGGCGTGCTGACCACCATTGATCTGGAGCCTGAGCACCAGCGCAGTGCCAAACAGGCGTTTTCGGAGGCGGCCATCGCTCCGTCGCGCACCCGGCTGATCGGTGGGCGCGCCCAGGAGGTCTTGCCACGGCTGGCCGACGAGTCGTACGACCTGCTCGTCATCGATGCCGCGCCGGCCGATCAACCCGAGTTCCTGGCCGGTGGCATTCGGTTGCTGCGCCCGGGCGGAGCAGTGGTGATCCACGGGGTATCCGCGGGCGGGCGCGCAGGCGACCCCGCGGCCAACGATCCCGATGTGGTCGGAGTCCGCGAGGCCGCACGCATCATCGCCGATGATGGCCGGTTCACCGCGGTGCTGATCCCACTGGGCGACGGCCTGCTCGCCGCCACCCGCGACTGA
- the sigE gene encoding RNA polymerase sigma factor SigE: protein MSRSILNESPSAPRLSGNNTHGIRVEQADSFPIGGEAATSEQEEHAISLTRISESAEYTDFVEATDPAELSGTAVFDATGDQAAMPSWDELVREHADRVYRLAYRLSGNQQDAEDLTQETFIRVFRSLQNYQPGTFEGWLHRITTNLFLDMVRRRGRIRMEALPEDYDRVPATDPDPEQIYHDAQLGADLQAALDSLAPEFRAAVVLCDIEGLSYEEIGATLDVKLGTVRSRIHRGRQAIREYLAAHSSTSALAAAE, encoded by the coding sequence ATGTCGCGATCCATCCTGAACGAGAGCCCGAGTGCCCCGCGTCTATCTGGGAATAACACCCATGGCATCCGGGTTGAGCAGGCTGACAGCTTCCCCATCGGGGGTGAGGCCGCCACAAGCGAACAGGAGGAACACGCGATTTCCCTTACGCGTATCAGCGAGTCGGCCGAATACACCGACTTCGTCGAGGCTACCGATCCCGCCGAACTGTCCGGGACCGCAGTGTTCGATGCCACCGGAGACCAGGCAGCCATGCCGTCTTGGGACGAGCTGGTTCGTGAGCATGCCGATCGCGTGTACCGGCTGGCCTACCGGTTGTCGGGCAACCAGCAAGACGCTGAGGATCTGACTCAGGAGACCTTCATTCGGGTGTTCCGCTCGCTGCAGAACTACCAGCCCGGCACCTTCGAGGGTTGGCTGCACCGCATCACCACCAACCTGTTCCTCGACATGGTGCGCCGCCGTGGCCGTATTCGTATGGAGGCGCTGCCCGAGGATTACGACCGCGTCCCGGCGACCGACCCGGATCCCGAGCAGATCTACCACGACGCCCAGCTGGGTGCCGATCTGCAAGCCGCGCTCGACTCGCTGGCACCCGAGTTCCGTGCCGCAGTGGTTCTGTGTGACATCGAAGGTCTGTCCTACGAGGAAATCGGCGCCACCCTGGATGTGAAACTCGGCACCGTCCGCAGCCGCATCCACCGCGGCCGCCAGGCCATCCGCGAGTATCTGGCTGCGCACTCCTCGACGTCCGCACTCGCGGCCGCCGAGTAG
- the rseA gene encoding anti-sigma E factor RseA, whose amino-acid sequence MVDSGSFRRAFSSFSSFSRLPSPFASQSEAPVGAPRQFGSTEHLSTEAIAAFVDGELRMSAHLRAAHHLSMCAECALEIDAQRQARSALRDSGGIRVPVSLLGLLSQIPHIPHEAAPPSSSSHEGDLPPALASDEVRRRRKRR is encoded by the coding sequence GTGGTGGATAGCGGCTCGTTCCGGCGAGCGTTCTCGAGTTTCTCCTCGTTCTCGCGGCTGCCGTCCCCATTCGCCTCGCAGAGCGAGGCGCCAGTGGGTGCCCCGCGCCAGTTCGGATCGACCGAGCATCTGTCCACAGAGGCGATAGCCGCGTTCGTGGATGGCGAGCTCCGGATGAGCGCGCACCTACGCGCGGCGCATCACCTGTCGATGTGCGCCGAATGCGCGCTGGAGATCGACGCGCAGCGCCAAGCACGCAGCGCACTGCGTGATTCCGGGGGCATCCGGGTGCCGGTTTCGTTGCTCGGGTTGCTCAGCCAGATCCCGCACATCCCGCATGAGGCCGCACCGCCTTCATCGTCTTCACATGAGGGCGACTTGCCGCCCGCGTTAGCCAGTGATGAGGTGCGTCGTCGTCGTAAGCGCCGGTAG
- the htrA gene encoding serine protease HtrA, which yields MTAHQDTAPRLAPRPVDRPPVDPASQRAFGRPSGVSGSFQGADKYRDQGEYTPRVGPPDPVLAQAFGRPDNATTSLQRHPADAGKLNAVDEGPDAAEDPWRDPTAQVQLGRPAVTKAPVALDGTPAPKLGVREVLFGGRVSIPALAVLAAIALLIGLVGGIVGRKTAEVVQAFTTSKVTLTTDDSTQPDESRFTAVANAVKSAVVTIEASSDDEVAQGSGVVIDPKGYVITNNHVISDAAKNPGKFKIEVIFNDSKKVPANLVGRDPKTDIAVLKVDNVDNLTVARLGDSDKVAVGAEVIAFGSPLGLRSTVTSGIISALHRPVPLSGEGSDTDTVIDALQTDAAINHGNSGGPLIDMKSQVIGINTAGKSLSDSSSGLGFAIPINEAAEVAQSLIRDGKIVHATLGISSRTVSNATATGAEVANVKAGSPAEKGGMLENDVVVKVGNRTVADADEFVVAVRQLKIGQEATITVLRQGRPVELKVTPGPDGS from the coding sequence GTGACCGCACATCAGGACACCGCCCCCCGGTTGGCGCCGCGCCCGGTTGACCGGCCGCCCGTCGATCCGGCTTCGCAGCGGGCTTTCGGCCGTCCTTCGGGGGTATCCGGTTCGTTCCAGGGGGCGGACAAGTATCGAGACCAGGGGGAGTACACGCCGCGGGTGGGTCCGCCCGACCCCGTGCTCGCTCAGGCCTTCGGACGGCCCGATAACGCCACAACTTCCCTGCAACGCCATCCCGCCGATGCCGGCAAGCTCAACGCCGTCGACGAGGGCCCGGATGCCGCTGAGGATCCGTGGCGCGACCCGACCGCGCAGGTCCAACTGGGCAGGCCCGCGGTCACCAAGGCACCCGTCGCGCTTGACGGCACGCCCGCCCCGAAGCTGGGCGTCCGCGAGGTCCTCTTCGGAGGTCGGGTGTCCATCCCGGCCCTGGCCGTCCTTGCGGCGATCGCGCTGCTGATCGGCCTTGTCGGCGGCATCGTGGGCCGCAAGACGGCTGAGGTGGTGCAGGCCTTCACGACCTCGAAGGTCACCTTGACCACCGACGACAGCACCCAGCCCGATGAGTCGCGCTTCACGGCGGTTGCCAACGCCGTCAAGAGCGCAGTGGTGACCATCGAGGCCAGCTCTGACGATGAGGTTGCCCAGGGTTCGGGGGTCGTCATCGATCCCAAGGGCTACGTCATCACCAACAATCACGTGATCTCCGATGCCGCGAAGAACCCCGGCAAGTTCAAGATCGAGGTCATCTTCAACGACAGCAAGAAGGTGCCCGCCAACCTTGTGGGTCGTGACCCCAAGACGGACATTGCGGTGCTGAAGGTGGACAACGTCGACAACCTGACCGTGGCGCGTCTGGGCGACTCGGACAAGGTCGCCGTCGGTGCCGAGGTCATTGCCTTCGGCTCACCGCTGGGTCTGCGCAGCACGGTGACCAGCGGCATCATCAGCGCGCTGCACCGCCCGGTGCCGCTCTCGGGTGAGGGCAGCGATACCGACACCGTGATCGATGCGCTTCAGACCGACGCCGCCATCAACCACGGAAACTCCGGTGGTCCGCTCATTGACATGAAGTCCCAGGTGATCGGGATCAACACAGCCGGAAAGTCGTTGAGCGACAGCTCAAGTGGTCTCGGATTCGCCATCCCGATCAACGAGGCCGCCGAGGTTGCGCAGTCGCTGATCCGCGACGGCAAGATCGTGCACGCGACGCTGGGCATCAGCAGCCGCACGGTGAGCAATGCGACCGCTACCGGCGCCGAGGTGGCCAACGTCAAGGCCGGCAGTCCAGCCGAGAAGGGCGGCATGCTGGAGAACGATGTCGTCGTCAAGGTGGGTAACCGGACGGTGGCCGACGCCGACGAGTTCGTGGTCGCGGTGCGGCAGCTGAAGATTGGACAGGAAGCCACCATCACGGTGCTGCGTCAGGGGCGCCCCGTCGAGCTCAAAGTTACTCCCGGCCCAGACGGTTCCTGA
- the tatB gene encoding Sec-independent protein translocase protein TatB, whose translation MFGSVGWGELLVLLVVGLVVLGPERLPGAIQWTTESLRKVRDYASGATASLREELGPEFDDVRKPLAELQKLRGMTPRAVITKHLLDGDDSVLDSLTKPLEDVKKAVSEPAPTPVVNPDLAKPGEPGPTRYDADAT comes from the coding sequence ATGTTCGGCAGTGTCGGCTGGGGGGAGCTGTTGGTCCTGCTGGTCGTGGGGCTCGTGGTGCTTGGTCCTGAGCGGCTGCCGGGGGCGATTCAGTGGACCACTGAGTCGCTGCGCAAGGTCCGTGACTACGCCAGTGGCGCGACGGCCTCCCTGCGTGAGGAGCTTGGGCCGGAGTTCGACGACGTGCGCAAGCCGCTTGCCGAGTTGCAGAAGCTACGCGGTATGACGCCACGTGCCGTCATCACCAAACACCTTCTGGACGGCGATGATTCGGTGCTCGATTCGTTGACCAAGCCGCTTGAAGACGTGAAGAAGGCGGTGTCGGAACCGGCGCCGACGCCCGTGGTCAACCCTGATCTCGCCAAGCCGGGAGAGCCCGGTCCGACTCGCTACGACGCCGACGCGACCTAG
- a CDS encoding Mrp/NBP35 family ATP-binding protein — MTSELTTAVRSALAGVIDPELRRPITELGMVKDITFDDAHNVEIGIYLTTSGCPKKAEISERVTQAAADVDGVGTVRVLLDVMNDEQRTELRKQLRGDSAEPVIPFAQPGSLTRVYAVASGKGGVGKSSVTVNLAAAMAAKGLSVGLLDADIYGHSVPRMMGTSDRPTQVERMILPPVAHDVKVISIAQFTQGNTPVVWRGPMLHRALQQFLADVFWGDLDVLLLDLPPGTGDVAISVAQLIPGAEILVVTTPQQAAAEVAERAGAIATQTRQRIVGVVENMSWLVLPDGTRMEVFGSGGGDAVAESLTRVVGTKVPLLGQIPLDPAVREGGDDGLPIVLSQPDSAAGQALRAVADKLSTRSRGLAGMSLNIDTARRN, encoded by the coding sequence GTGACATCCGAGCTCACCACGGCCGTGCGCAGTGCACTCGCCGGGGTTATCGATCCCGAACTTCGCCGCCCCATCACTGAATTGGGGATGGTCAAGGACATCACCTTCGACGACGCCCACAACGTCGAGATCGGGATCTACCTCACCACCTCCGGATGCCCGAAGAAGGCGGAGATCTCCGAGCGGGTAACCCAGGCCGCTGCCGACGTCGATGGCGTGGGCACCGTGCGCGTGCTGCTGGATGTGATGAACGACGAGCAGCGCACCGAACTGCGCAAGCAGCTGCGTGGCGATAGCGCCGAGCCCGTCATTCCCTTCGCCCAGCCCGGGTCGCTTACCCGCGTGTACGCGGTGGCGTCCGGAAAGGGCGGCGTCGGAAAGTCCAGTGTGACCGTCAACCTCGCGGCGGCAATGGCGGCCAAGGGGCTCTCGGTCGGGCTGCTCGACGCCGATATCTATGGCCATTCGGTACCGCGCATGATGGGCACCTCGGATCGCCCCACTCAGGTGGAGCGGATGATCCTGCCCCCGGTCGCCCACGATGTGAAGGTCATCTCCATCGCCCAGTTCACTCAGGGCAACACCCCGGTGGTGTGGCGCGGGCCGATGCTGCATCGCGCCCTGCAGCAGTTCCTGGCCGATGTGTTCTGGGGAGACCTGGATGTGCTGCTGCTGGATCTGCCGCCGGGTACCGGCGACGTGGCGATCTCGGTGGCGCAGCTCATTCCCGGTGCCGAGATTCTGGTGGTCACCACACCACAGCAGGCGGCCGCCGAGGTGGCCGAGCGTGCGGGAGCGATCGCGACCCAGACACGTCAGCGCATCGTCGGCGTCGTGGAGAACATGTCCTGGCTGGTGCTGCCCGACGGCACCCGCATGGAGGTATTCGGATCTGGCGGCGGCGACGCCGTCGCCGAGAGCCTGACCCGGGTGGTGGGTACGAAAGTGCCACTGCTCGGCCAGATTCCGCTGGACCCGGCGGTACGTGAGGGCGGCGACGACGGACTGCCCATCGTGCTCAGTCAACCGGATTCAGCTGCGGGCCAGGCACTTCGGGCGGTCGCCGACAAGCTGTCGACACGTAGCCGTGGACTGGCGGGCATGTCACTGAACATCGACACCGCCCGGCGCAACTAG